Proteins encoded in a region of the Haloglomus salinum genome:
- a CDS encoding type 1 glutamine amidotransferase domain-containing protein: MTSALLVVTEHGYWGEECTTPLTELDDAGVDVTVATPSGAAPEVDEMSVDPDEVGAETAERVLEVHENDARLNDPEPLAEQSADDYDAVVFPGGHGTVWDVNQDRHARTLLRDAVEGEAGLGVVICHAAGILAHTRGSDGSFLVEGRDVTGFPNAWEADIVDENDVMPDGRKLPYWVQDEVEAVGGNWDAELDAEASVTVDGDLVTVRGPGSSEAGAERLLEELRVEQTAAD, from the coding sequence ATGACTTCGGCACTGCTGGTCGTCACTGAACACGGCTACTGGGGAGAGGAGTGTACCACGCCGCTGACCGAACTGGACGATGCAGGCGTCGATGTGACGGTCGCGACCCCCTCGGGCGCGGCCCCCGAGGTCGACGAGATGTCCGTCGACCCCGACGAGGTCGGTGCGGAGACTGCCGAGCGCGTGCTCGAGGTCCACGAGAACGACGCGCGCCTGAACGACCCCGAGCCGCTCGCCGAGCAGTCCGCCGACGACTACGACGCCGTCGTGTTCCCCGGCGGCCACGGCACGGTCTGGGACGTGAACCAGGACCGTCACGCTCGCACGCTGCTGCGCGACGCCGTCGAGGGGGAGGCGGGCCTCGGGGTCGTCATCTGCCACGCCGCCGGTATCCTGGCGCACACGCGGGGCAGCGACGGGTCGTTCCTGGTCGAGGGCCGCGACGTGACCGGCTTCCCCAACGCGTGGGAGGCGGACATCGTCGACGAGAACGACGTCATGCCCGACGGCCGGAAGCTCCCGTACTGGGTGCAGGACGAGGTCGAGGCCGTGGGCGGGAACTGGGACGCTGAACTCGACGCGGAGGCGAGCGTCACGGTCGACGGCGACCTCGTAACCGTCCGCGGCCCGGGCTCCTCCGAGGCAGGTGCGGAGCGACTGCTCGAGGAACTGCGCGTCGAGCAGACCGCGGCCGACTGA
- a CDS encoding CbiX/SirB N-terminal domain-containing protein — protein MSQALVIVAHGSHLNPESSTPTYEHADTIRRVGAFDEVVAGFWKEEPHVREVLRTVTADEVFVVPLFISEGYFTEEVIPRELRLDGWAEDAWESDGTSATSVTLTAADTGQRIHYCGPAGTHDAMTDVIVRRAESVTGDPDVGEGFGLAVVGHGTNRNENSAKAIRYHADRIREMDRFDEVRDLYMDEDPEVDDVTEFFESEDIVVVPLFVADGYHTQEDIPEDMGLCEDYRDGYDVPEPVDGKRIWYAGAVGTEALMADVIIERAADAGADVGDAVERVRELTRVAEEDGGAEAPPADD, from the coding sequence ATGAGTCAGGCGCTGGTCATCGTCGCCCACGGGTCGCATCTCAATCCCGAGTCCAGCACGCCGACCTACGAGCACGCCGACACCATCCGGCGGGTCGGCGCGTTCGACGAGGTCGTGGCCGGGTTCTGGAAGGAGGAGCCCCACGTCCGCGAGGTCCTGCGGACCGTCACCGCCGACGAGGTGTTCGTCGTCCCGCTGTTCATCAGCGAGGGCTACTTCACGGAGGAGGTCATCCCCCGCGAACTCCGACTCGACGGCTGGGCGGAGGACGCCTGGGAGTCGGACGGGACGAGCGCGACCTCGGTGACGCTCACGGCCGCGGATACCGGCCAGCGCATCCACTACTGCGGGCCCGCCGGCACCCACGACGCGATGACCGACGTCATCGTCCGGCGCGCCGAGTCCGTGACGGGCGACCCGGACGTGGGCGAGGGGTTCGGCCTCGCCGTCGTCGGCCACGGCACGAACCGCAACGAGAACTCGGCGAAGGCCATCCGCTACCACGCCGACCGCATCCGCGAGATGGACCGCTTCGACGAGGTGCGCGACCTCTACATGGACGAGGACCCGGAGGTCGACGACGTGACGGAGTTCTTCGAGAGCGAGGACATCGTGGTCGTCCCGCTGTTCGTCGCCGACGGCTACCACACCCAGGAGGACATCCCCGAGGATATGGGCCTGTGCGAGGACTACCGCGACGGCTACGACGTGCCCGAACCCGTGGACGGCAAGCGCATCTGGTACGCGGGCGCCGTCGGGACGGAGGCGCTGATGGCCGACGTCATCATCGAGCGTGCCGCGGACGCCGGCGCCGACGTGGGTGACGCGGTCGAGCGGGTCCGCGAACTCACGCGGGTCGCCGAGGAGGATGGCGGGGCAGAGGCTCCGCCCGCCGACGACTGA
- a CDS encoding GNAT family N-acetyltransferase, with protein MQVREATSDDAADVLTVHRAAIGAIEPGAYTAAQLDAWAAAQDDPTQYPFDDASQYLAVAETDAAGVVGFVGVDRDDGVLETLYVHPDHAGAGVGGDLLTHAERVLREAGHHRVVMAASRNAVPFYERHGYETTPETFDLEMGRETLSFVRMERPLD; from the coding sequence ATGCAGGTCCGGGAGGCGACGAGCGACGACGCGGCCGACGTGCTGACCGTCCACCGGGCCGCCATCGGGGCCATCGAACCGGGCGCGTACACGGCGGCGCAACTCGACGCCTGGGCGGCTGCACAGGACGACCCCACGCAGTACCCGTTCGACGATGCGAGCCAGTACCTGGCGGTGGCCGAGACCGATGCGGCCGGAGTGGTGGGATTCGTGGGCGTGGACCGCGACGACGGCGTGCTGGAGACACTGTACGTCCATCCCGACCACGCCGGGGCAGGTGTCGGGGGCGACCTCCTGACCCACGCCGAGAGGGTGCTCCGGGAAGCCGGGCACCACCGTGTGGTGATGGCCGCGTCACGGAACGCCGTCCCGTTCTACGAGCGTCACGGCTACGAGACGACGCCGGAGACGTTCGACCTGGAGATGGGCCGGGAGACGCTCTCGTTCGTCCGCATGGAGCGCCCCCTCGACTAG
- the eif1A gene encoding translation initiation factor eIF-1A, translating into MSEESGRRNLRMPNDDELFAVVTEHNGGNHVRVQCQDGKNRMGRIPGRMKYRVWINEGDVVLVEPWDWQDEKANVEWRYDEQDAEQLRREGHIE; encoded by the coding sequence ATGAGCGAAGAGAGCGGGCGCCGGAACCTCCGGATGCCCAACGACGACGAGCTGTTCGCCGTTGTGACTGAACACAACGGCGGGAATCACGTCCGGGTGCAGTGCCAGGACGGCAAGAACCGGATGGGCCGCATCCCCGGTCGCATGAAGTACCGCGTCTGGATCAACGAGGGCGACGTGGTCCTCGTCGAGCCGTGGGACTGGCAGGACGAGAAGGCCAACGTGGAGTGGCGCTACGACGAGCAGGACGCCGAGCAGCTCCGCCGCGAAGGCCACATCGAGTAA
- a CDS encoding sulfite exporter TauE/SafE family protein encodes MIDTPSSSRVQKSFLKYQHVFVFLAPVLFVAGVYLFAPTGTVEPGYWFEYWWLFFFFLLGATIVNTVGISGSALFVPFLIFIFPLLARPLSPETIVKVGLISESFGLSSSSIAFIQYGLVDRRVALTIVGGSVPFVVGGALLSFIIPEPLFHLALGLALMTASYLLFKADLGHGHESDSESESEAGAAADGGEPRSDGGQRDLPNDDDKLGPAGVETDAEGNVTRVDREGDDYSYTRSGYLERFANYAVGGTFQGLAGFGSGELGIISMLRTEVPVRVAIGTNHIIVATTAILASLVHVFGGGLVGGHSLDLAATPWNMVVWTVPATVTGGQIAPYVSNALDTGTIKKGVGGLFAVISVALFLMAAGGVGFIGL; translated from the coding sequence ATGATTGATACACCGTCCTCCAGCCGGGTACAGAAGTCCTTCCTCAAGTACCAGCACGTGTTCGTCTTCCTCGCGCCGGTCCTGTTCGTCGCGGGCGTCTACCTGTTCGCGCCGACCGGGACCGTCGAACCGGGATACTGGTTCGAGTACTGGTGGCTGTTCTTCTTCTTCCTGCTGGGTGCCACCATCGTCAACACCGTGGGAATCAGCGGTTCGGCGCTGTTCGTGCCGTTCCTCATCTTCATCTTCCCACTGCTGGCGCGGCCGCTCTCCCCCGAGACCATCGTGAAGGTGGGGCTCATCAGCGAGTCGTTCGGCCTCTCCAGTTCGTCCATCGCCTTCATCCAGTACGGGCTGGTCGACCGGCGGGTGGCGCTCACCATCGTCGGCGGCTCGGTCCCGTTCGTGGTGGGTGGAGCGCTGCTCTCCTTCATCATTCCGGAGCCCCTGTTCCACCTGGCACTCGGGCTGGCGCTGATGACCGCGTCGTACCTCCTGTTCAAGGCCGACCTCGGGCACGGTCACGAGTCGGACAGCGAGAGTGAGAGCGAGGCCGGCGCTGCGGCCGACGGGGGCGAGCCTCGCTCCGACGGTGGCCAGCGCGATCTCCCGAACGACGACGACAAACTCGGGCCGGCCGGCGTCGAGACGGACGCCGAGGGCAACGTCACCCGTGTCGACCGCGAGGGTGACGACTACAGCTACACCCGGAGTGGGTATCTCGAACGGTTCGCCAACTACGCCGTCGGTGGCACGTTCCAGGGGCTGGCCGGCTTCGGGTCGGGCGAACTGGGCATCATCTCGATGCTCCGCACCGAGGTACCGGTCAGGGTCGCCATCGGAACCAACCACATCATCGTCGCGACGACGGCTATCCTGGCCTCGCTGGTCCACGTCTTCGGTGGCGGCCTCGTCGGCGGCCACTCGCTGGACCTCGCCGCCACGCCGTGGAACATGGTCGTCTGGACCGTCCCGGCGACGGTGACGGGTGGACAGATAGCTCCGTACGTCTCGAACGCGCTGGACACCGGGACCATCAAGAAGGGTGTCGGCGGCCTGTTCGCTGTCATCTCGGTCGCGCTGTTCCTGATGGCGGCTGGCGGCGTGGGATTCATCGGCCTCTGA
- a CDS encoding spermidine synthase: MSTVRGRLPVVTDAGLAVFVSGVASMGLEILSGRIIAPQYGSSIYTWGTIIGVFLAALSLGYHRGGQRAAEHASTDRMAWALMATAGYVAAIIFAGDLMLAAVAGLPLPARFASLPAVTLLFGPPTYLLGYISPYAAELAEADGVGRASGHVYAVGTVGSILGAFGTTFLLIPTLSVEYIGLVFGGLLVGTAVYLSYPPLSGLTARSLAVAVLLVLAATSGSFGFAVEGRVLYETQTPYQELEVTQINDTRTLYLDDQQHSAMDVDRPTRHVFEYTRYFHLPYLLTDDPDDIDRVLFIGGGGFTGPKRFVEEYDATVDVVEIDPEVIDVAKRYFAVDESHERLNIYQGDGRRYLRETNRSYDLIVLDAYKKDKVPFQLTTVEFFELAESRLSADGMLYANVISAESGPASKFYRAEYRTMSEVYPQVYTFPTVGGSIVQNIQLVATRNGTRVSEATLRAREVRRDIGIDLSFEVRKLREEPPPTDDVPVLRDDRAPVDSLLDPMVGQRYVVQETTRNGTSTGAPAIEPPVRAPRAAVARVSGV; encoded by the coding sequence ATGAGTACGGTCCGAGGGCGGCTGCCGGTCGTGACCGACGCGGGACTGGCGGTGTTCGTCTCCGGCGTGGCCAGCATGGGCCTGGAGATTCTCTCCGGTCGTATCATCGCGCCACAGTACGGGAGCAGCATCTACACCTGGGGGACCATCATCGGCGTGTTCCTCGCGGCGCTCAGTCTGGGCTACCACCGCGGCGGCCAGCGCGCCGCCGAGCACGCCTCGACCGACCGCATGGCGTGGGCGCTGATGGCGACCGCGGGGTACGTCGCAGCCATCATCTTCGCGGGCGACCTGATGCTGGCCGCGGTCGCGGGGCTCCCGCTGCCGGCCCGGTTCGCGTCGCTCCCGGCCGTCACGCTCCTGTTCGGGCCGCCGACGTACCTGCTGGGCTACATCAGCCCGTACGCGGCCGAACTGGCCGAGGCCGACGGCGTGGGTCGGGCCTCGGGCCATGTCTACGCGGTCGGCACGGTCGGGAGCATCCTGGGCGCCTTCGGCACCACCTTCCTCCTCATCCCGACGCTGTCGGTGGAGTACATCGGTCTCGTCTTCGGAGGGCTGCTGGTCGGGACGGCGGTCTACCTCAGCTACCCGCCGCTATCCGGGCTGACGGCGCGTTCGCTCGCCGTCGCGGTACTGCTCGTCCTGGCGGCGACCAGCGGCTCGTTCGGCTTCGCCGTCGAGGGGCGCGTCCTCTACGAGACCCAGACGCCGTACCAGGAACTCGAGGTGACCCAGATCAACGACACCCGGACGCTGTACCTCGACGACCAGCAACACAGTGCGATGGATGTCGACCGGCCGACGCGACACGTCTTCGAGTACACGCGGTACTTCCACCTCCCCTACCTGCTGACCGACGACCCCGACGACATCGACCGCGTGCTGTTCATCGGCGGGGGCGGGTTCACCGGGCCCAAGCGGTTCGTTGAGGAGTACGACGCGACCGTCGACGTGGTCGAGATAGACCCCGAGGTTATCGACGTGGCGAAGCGATATTTCGCCGTCGACGAGTCCCACGAGCGGCTCAACATCTACCAGGGCGACGGCCGGCGCTACCTCCGCGAGACGAACCGGTCCTACGACCTCATCGTCCTCGACGCGTACAAGAAGGACAAGGTCCCCTTCCAGCTGACGACGGTGGAGTTCTTCGAACTGGCCGAGTCTCGGCTCTCGGCCGACGGGATGCTGTACGCGAACGTCATCTCCGCGGAGAGCGGGCCCGCGTCGAAGTTCTACCGCGCGGAGTACCGCACCATGTCGGAGGTGTACCCGCAGGTCTACACGTTCCCGACGGTCGGTGGCTCGATCGTCCAGAACATCCAGCTGGTCGCGACCCGGAACGGGACGCGGGTGAGCGAGGCGACCCTCCGGGCCCGGGAGGTGCGCCGTGACATCGGTATCGACCTCTCGTTCGAGGTTCGGAAGCTCCGCGAGGAGCCGCCCCCGACCGACGACGTCCCCGTCCTGCGTGACGACCGTGCCCCCGTCGACAGCCTGCTCGACCCGATGGTGGGCCAGCGGTACGTCGTGCAGGAGACGACCCGGAACGGAACGTCGACGGGAGCACCAGCTATCGAGCCGCCGGTACGGGCTCCGAGGGCCGCCGTCGCCCGTGTGTCGGGCGTCTGA
- a CDS encoding universal stress protein, with translation MYDDILLPTDGSEGTRAAVTHANELATTYDATVHVLSVVDTRNRFESPSSGLAPEAWTERERERAEEAIDESVTELDDGLTIERVVQEGTPKQGILDYVDEAGIDVVVIATHGRTGLDHYLIGSVTEEIVRKSPAPVLTVKLAAD, from the coding sequence ATGTACGACGATATCCTGCTCCCCACCGATGGGAGCGAAGGAACCCGGGCCGCCGTGACGCACGCGAACGAACTCGCGACCACCTACGATGCGACGGTGCACGTCCTCTCGGTGGTCGACACGCGCAACCGGTTCGAGAGCCCCTCCAGCGGGCTCGCGCCCGAAGCATGGACCGAGCGCGAGCGCGAGCGCGCCGAGGAGGCCATCGACGAGTCCGTCACGGAACTGGACGACGGGCTCACCATCGAGCGCGTGGTGCAGGAGGGAACACCCAAACAGGGCATCCTCGATTACGTGGACGAGGCCGGCATCGACGTGGTCGTCATCGCCACGCACGGCCGGACGGGGCTGGACCACTACCTCATCGGGAGCGTCACGGAGGAGATCGTCAGGAAGTCACCGGCGCCGGTGCTGACGGTGAAACTGGCCGCGGACTGA
- a CDS encoding cytochrome P450, whose translation MARELPKPPEAGILNALRFGTQTFRFLEGVQSRFEDIVAVPVPGRGPLVIVTNPALVHEALSRPEDFPRVPAQGPSAMIAEQGLVQSEGDLWRQQRDIVGDAFAGPQVRAYANTVGERVEGLAGEWREALEEAPTAAADGGATASGGAAESVTSAGPTLDRNLHREMTTLTVRVASEILLGEDIGRSMADRFHSWMSVAGDEFEFDASAAAPAWFPTPVTAEFEGAAEGVLRLAELMIERRREAMARGETGSMDMLTLLLAREDDPEVDYPPNQIRDEVATFLIAGHETTALSLTYTTTLLSWHPEVREKVRTEAREVLGDATPRHDHVADLEYTGQVFQEALRLYPAAWAVFRRTTEDQQLGDYHVPAGSGVIMPQWSIHRDGRYFDRPDEFDPSRWDDRNPQAVEAYFPFSSGPHACIGRQFSLTGARLALARLAQEFDVEVPRHALDDLRATPTLRPPEGVPATVRFAE comes from the coding sequence ATGGCACGCGAACTCCCGAAACCGCCCGAGGCCGGCATCCTCAACGCCCTGCGGTTCGGGACACAGACGTTCCGGTTCCTGGAGGGAGTGCAGTCCCGGTTCGAGGACATCGTCGCCGTCCCGGTCCCGGGGCGTGGCCCGCTGGTCATCGTCACGAACCCGGCTCTGGTCCACGAGGCGCTCTCGCGCCCGGAGGACTTCCCCCGCGTTCCGGCGCAGGGTCCCTCGGCGATGATCGCCGAGCAGGGCCTCGTCCAGAGCGAGGGCGACCTCTGGCGCCAGCAGCGCGACATCGTCGGCGACGCCTTCGCCGGGCCCCAGGTCCGGGCGTACGCGAACACGGTCGGCGAGCGCGTCGAGGGGCTCGCCGGGGAGTGGCGCGAGGCGCTGGAGGAGGCGCCGACCGCCGCGGCGGACGGGGGAGCCACGGCGAGCGGCGGTGCGGCCGAGTCCGTGACGAGCGCAGGCCCGACGCTCGACCGCAACCTCCACCGCGAGATGACGACGCTCACGGTGCGGGTGGCCAGCGAGATACTGCTGGGCGAGGACATCGGCCGGTCGATGGCCGACCGGTTCCACTCCTGGATGAGCGTCGCGGGCGACGAGTTCGAGTTCGACGCGAGCGCGGCCGCCCCGGCGTGGTTCCCCACCCCCGTCACCGCCGAGTTCGAGGGCGCGGCCGAGGGCGTCCTCCGACTGGCGGAGCTGATGATCGAGCGGCGCCGCGAGGCGATGGCCCGCGGCGAGACGGGGTCGATGGACATGCTGACGCTCCTGCTCGCCCGCGAGGACGACCCCGAGGTGGACTACCCGCCCAACCAGATTCGCGACGAGGTGGCCACCTTCCTCATCGCCGGCCACGAGACGACCGCGCTCTCGCTGACCTACACGACGACGCTGCTCTCCTGGCATCCCGAGGTGCGCGAGAAGGTCCGAACGGAGGCCCGCGAGGTACTCGGCGACGCGACGCCGCGCCACGACCACGTCGCCGACCTGGAGTACACGGGGCAGGTGTTCCAGGAGGCCCTGCGGCTCTACCCGGCCGCGTGGGCGGTCTTCCGCCGGACGACCGAGGACCAGCAGCTGGGTGACTACCACGTCCCGGCGGGCTCGGGCGTCATCATGCCCCAGTGGTCCATCCACCGTGACGGCCGCTACTTCGACCGCCCCGACGAGTTCGACCCCTCGCGCTGGGACGACCGCAACCCGCAGGCGGTCGAGGCGTACTTCCCCTTCTCTTCGGGGCCGCACGCCTGCATCGGCCGGCAGTTCTCCCTGACGGGCGCCCGCCTCGCACTGGCTCGCCTCGCACAGGAGTTCGACGTGGAGGTGCCCCGGCACGCGCTGGACGACCTCCGCGCGACGCCGACGCTGCGCCCGCCCGAGGGCGTCCCCGCGACGGTCCGGTTCGCCGAGTAG
- a CDS encoding sensor histidine kinase — protein MSREIGDSEMGVWAWLVVIIGALLLLGGIAYGMLFEIVIDRPATTREYLVLVLEVMTLVLLAGFALGVVAGGVWLGRSSFGPECQRRVAMWCLVGLFGSCLVIVVLQGNELLVGSRSSIRFLVQDAVVAVSGGTFAGMLLGGYDANLRRRAAEVVAQRNALATANELLRHHVLNGMQVVLGYTEIVREEPQEADERHLDAVADRGRGVVDLVQRMGYLMRSLAERTELYPVAVAPIVRDRVDDLQAEHPEVSPSVRCPEPVRVQADDLLGEVVWNLLDNAVVHSDRETPTIEVTVTRNGDRAIIEVADDGPGIRDERKESVFEPEESTADVGRGLGLYLVETIVDRYHGAVHVEDNDPRGAVFVVVLPGAAA, from the coding sequence GTGTCGCGGGAAATCGGCGATAGCGAGATGGGGGTCTGGGCCTGGCTAGTTGTCATCATCGGGGCGCTACTCCTCCTCGGGGGCATCGCGTACGGGATGCTGTTCGAGATCGTCATCGACCGGCCGGCGACGACCCGCGAGTACCTCGTGCTGGTACTGGAGGTCATGACGCTGGTACTGCTGGCCGGATTCGCGCTCGGCGTCGTCGCCGGCGGCGTCTGGCTCGGGCGGTCGTCGTTCGGGCCGGAGTGCCAGCGCCGTGTGGCCATGTGGTGTCTGGTCGGTCTGTTCGGGAGCTGCCTGGTCATCGTCGTGCTGCAGGGGAACGAACTGCTGGTCGGGAGCAGGAGTTCCATCCGGTTCCTCGTCCAGGACGCGGTCGTGGCGGTCTCGGGCGGGACCTTCGCGGGCATGTTGCTCGGGGGCTACGATGCCAACCTCCGTCGACGTGCCGCCGAGGTAGTCGCCCAGCGCAACGCCCTCGCGACGGCGAACGAGCTCCTCCGCCATCACGTCCTCAACGGGATGCAGGTGGTGCTGGGGTACACAGAGATCGTCCGCGAGGAGCCCCAGGAGGCCGACGAGCGACACCTAGACGCCGTGGCAGACCGCGGGCGGGGCGTCGTGGACCTGGTGCAGCGGATGGGGTACCTGATGCGCTCGCTCGCCGAGCGAACCGAACTCTACCCCGTCGCTGTCGCCCCCATCGTCAGGGACCGTGTCGATGACCTGCAGGCCGAACACCCCGAGGTCTCGCCCTCGGTGAGATGCCCGGAGCCAGTACGGGTCCAGGCCGACGACCTGCTCGGCGAGGTGGTCTGGAACCTCCTCGACAACGCGGTCGTCCACAGCGACCGCGAGACACCCACAATCGAGGTCACGGTGACCCGGAACGGCGACCGGGCGATAATCGAGGTGGCCGACGACGGACCCGGAATCCGTGACGAACGGAAGGAGTCGGTCTTCGAGCCGGAGGAGTCCACGGCCGACGTGGGTCGCGGACTCGGGCTCTACCTCGTCGAGACCATCGTCGACCGGTACCACGGAGCCGTTCACGTCGAGGACAACGACCCCCGTGGCGCCGTCTTCGTGGTGGTGCTGCCGGGCGCAGCCGCCTGA
- a CDS encoding E3 ubiquitin ligase family protein gives MVSVETLVTLIVLAFLIPALLVGAAAGYAVARLFGLPSQLAVYGRVLGVGRWSAALPTALALAVVFTIQFAAGIPGGGEPGAALANGAMAGLFVGAFALSVGLGNLRRYRRVRTIDDVIDATDGHVTVTGTAEPGPDGETVAPLSGEPCLAWAVRVRERHGIGQRGIRGLTRTDHGGVPFTVRDGTGGVRVDPAALELRGWSVPPRSGDYRVEAHDGHPERVATYRDERDLGDGDERIYEERRLTADETVTATGQVVTRNGVATVGESGTLHAERASDVQQSRKRRVLVGVAGVVSMLGSTALLAVVVGLV, from the coding sequence GTGGTTTCCGTCGAGACACTCGTCACGCTCATCGTTCTCGCCTTCCTGATACCGGCCCTGCTGGTCGGCGCTGCAGCGGGCTACGCCGTCGCCCGGCTGTTCGGGTTGCCCTCGCAGCTCGCCGTCTACGGCCGGGTCCTCGGCGTGGGGCGCTGGTCCGCCGCCCTCCCGACGGCCCTGGCGCTGGCGGTCGTGTTCACCATCCAGTTCGCAGCCGGCATCCCGGGCGGGGGGGAGCCGGGGGCGGCCCTCGCGAACGGCGCGATGGCGGGGCTGTTCGTCGGTGCCTTCGCGCTCTCGGTCGGCCTCGGCAACCTCCGCCGCTACCGCCGCGTCCGGACCATCGACGATGTCATCGACGCCACGGACGGCCACGTGACCGTCACCGGGACGGCCGAGCCGGGGCCGGACGGCGAGACGGTGGCACCGCTCAGCGGCGAACCCTGCCTCGCATGGGCCGTCAGGGTGCGCGAGCGCCACGGCATCGGTCAGCGGGGCATCCGCGGCCTGACCCGGACGGACCACGGTGGCGTCCCGTTCACGGTGCGTGATGGGACCGGCGGCGTCCGGGTCGACCCAGCGGCGCTCGAACTCCGTGGCTGGTCCGTGCCGCCGCGCTCGGGCGACTACCGTGTCGAGGCGCACGATGGCCACCCAGAGCGCGTCGCGACCTATCGGGACGAGCGCGACCTCGGTGACGGCGACGAGCGCATCTACGAGGAACGCCGCCTGACCGCCGACGAGACGGTCACGGCGACCGGCCAGGTCGTGACCCGGAACGGCGTCGCCACGGTCGGGGAGTCGGGAACCCTGCACGCCGAGCGAGCCAGCGACGTCCAGCAGTCCCGCAAGCGTCGCGTCCTCGTCGGGGTGGCCGGCGTGGTGTCGATGCTGGGCTCGACGGCACTCCTGGCGGTCGTGGTCGGACTGGTCTGA
- a CDS encoding universal stress protein yields MYDRILVPTDGSDAMETVFDHAADLAGKYDASVHVVHVLDKRAFLTLDEGMKADVEAELAEQGERAVAAAADRFDTAGLTVTTACRSGDPAEELSETVAEADIDLVVMGTERGEFSRSMMGSVSGKLTANVDVPVLVVNLPAE; encoded by the coding sequence GTGTACGACCGCATCCTCGTCCCGACCGACGGTAGCGACGCGATGGAGACGGTGTTCGACCACGCCGCGGACCTCGCTGGCAAGTACGACGCTTCGGTCCACGTCGTCCACGTCCTCGACAAACGGGCTTTCCTCACCCTCGACGAGGGGATGAAGGCCGACGTGGAGGCCGAGCTGGCCGAACAGGGCGAGCGAGCCGTCGCCGCGGCCGCCGACCGGTTCGACACGGCGGGCCTGACGGTGACGACGGCGTGCCGGAGCGGCGACCCGGCCGAGGAGCTGTCGGAGACGGTCGCCGAGGCCGACATCGACCTCGTCGTGATGGGAACCGAGCGCGGTGAGTTCAGCCGCTCGATGATGGGCAGCGTCTCGGGGAAACTGACCGCCAACGTCGACGTGCCGGTGCTGGTCGTGAACCTGCCGGCCGAGTGA
- a CDS encoding ion transporter: MGLRGTAAWRRDVTTPPADLRRTVRFYLLDHETPLGKAIDIGLLVLNLLFVVVLVVETYPLRAATADLLRTVEVALATIFLVEYGLRLYGAESRMAEATDPYTVADLLAVLPTVLVFVVPGVALVFAAELGFFRALRVVRVLRFYRFTRDAEFFFGTVSDNTLRALKLLLTVLVVFFLSAGLFYSAEHAVNPDVNTFGDAFYYTVVTLSTVGFGDILPTTPAGRWVTVASILGAIILIPWQGSRIVREWARRDKVDVTCPNCGLAAHDRDASHCKACGEVIYQEYDGEP, encoded by the coding sequence ATGGGACTACGTGGGACGGCCGCGTGGAGGCGTGACGTGACGACGCCTCCTGCCGACCTCCGCAGGACCGTCCGCTTCTACCTGCTGGACCACGAGACGCCGCTCGGCAAGGCCATCGACATCGGGCTGCTGGTCCTGAACCTGCTGTTCGTCGTGGTGCTGGTCGTGGAGACCTATCCGCTCCGGGCGGCGACGGCGGACCTCCTCCGGACGGTCGAGGTGGCGCTCGCGACCATCTTCCTCGTCGAGTACGGTCTCCGACTGTACGGTGCCGAGTCACGGATGGCGGAGGCGACGGACCCGTACACGGTGGCCGACCTCCTCGCGGTCCTCCCCACCGTCCTCGTGTTCGTCGTGCCCGGTGTGGCCCTCGTGTTCGCGGCGGAACTCGGCTTCTTCCGGGCGCTCCGGGTGGTCCGAGTCCTCCGGTTCTACCGATTCACCCGCGACGCCGAGTTCTTCTTCGGCACCGTCTCGGACAACACGTTGCGGGCGCTGAAGCTCCTGTTGACCGTGCTCGTGGTGTTCTTCCTCTCGGCGGGGCTGTTCTACAGCGCAGAGCACGCCGTCAACCCGGACGTGAACACGTTCGGTGACGCGTTCTACTACACCGTGGTCACGCTGTCGACCGTCGGGTTCGGTGACATACTGCCGACCACCCCTGCAGGGCGCTGGGTCACGGTCGCCTCCATCCTCGGTGCCATCATCCTCATCCCGTGGCAGGGGAGCCGCATCGTCCGTGAGTGGGCCCGCCGGGACAAGGTGGACGTGACCTGTCCGAACTGCGGACTGGCGGCCCACGACCGCGACGCCTCACACTGCAAGGCCTGCGGCGAGGTCATCTATCAGGAGTACGACGGCGAGCCCTGA